The Corallococcus exiguus genome has a window encoding:
- a CDS encoding multidrug efflux RND transporter permease subunit, whose protein sequence is MSEPFILRPVATSLLMLALLLAGVLSYRLLPVSALPEVNYPTIQVLTFQPGASPEVMASGVTAPLERQFGQMPGLNQMTSSSSNGASVITLQFTLQMSLDIAEQQVQAAINAAANLLPSDLPNPPIYNKVNPADTPVITLALTSDTVPLTRVEDLTDTRLAQKLSQLPGVGLVSISGGQRPAVRIQANGPALAAHGLTLEDVRTAVAAANVNLPKGSFDGPRQAYTLNANDQRLSSGDYAPLIIAYRDGAPLRLSDVAHVFDGAENVRQAAWAGTTPAVILNVQRQPGANVIAVVDSVRKLLPQLQATLPAQVKVTVLSDRTTTIRASVSDVQRDLMFSIALVVGVIFVFLRNAPATFIPSVAVPLSLVGTFAAMSLLGFSLNNLTLMALTIATGFVVDDAIVMIENISRYIEGGTRPLDAALKGSKQIGFTILSLTVSLIAVLIPLLFMGDVVGRLFREFAITLAVTILLSAVVSLTLTPMLCSRLLRRHPTEEDSRFERVVGGAFRGLVQRYDTALTWVLRHRALTLLMAAATLALTALLLVTIPKGFFPVQDTGVLQGISQAPPSISFPAMAERQQALARAVLEDPAVEGLSSFIGVDGTNLTQNSGRMLITLKPLSRRDASATEVIRRLQASLVGVPGISLSLSPVQDLTLDSRVSRTQYQYSLSSPDAAELDTWTGRLVEHLRTRPELTDVASDLQNGGLRLDVTLDRDTASRLGITPQDIDDALYDAFGQRQVSTIFTQLNQYRVVLEVLPALQRVDTALDNLYLRSSAGGPVPLGTLATVSRSQGPLTINRQGQFPVAIVSFNPGPDMSLSQAVAAFDGVRDRLRIPASVQTAFEGTARTFQDSLAHEGFLVLAAVVVVYIVLGVLYESYIHPLTILSTLPSACLGALLALRLCGMELGMIALIGIILLIGIVMKNAIMMIDFALEAERVEKKPALDAIHEACLLRFRPILMTTMASMLGAVPLALGGGIGSELRQPLGIAIIGGLMVSQLLTLFTTPVIYLGFDALAHRRRRP, encoded by the coding sequence ATGTCCGAGCCCTTCATCCTGCGGCCCGTCGCCACGTCGCTGCTGATGCTGGCCCTGCTGCTGGCGGGGGTGCTGTCGTACCGGCTGCTGCCCGTCTCCGCGCTGCCAGAGGTGAACTACCCCACCATCCAGGTCCTCACCTTCCAGCCCGGCGCGAGCCCGGAGGTGATGGCCTCCGGCGTCACCGCGCCGCTGGAGCGGCAGTTCGGGCAGATGCCCGGCCTCAACCAGATGACGTCGTCCAGCTCCAACGGCGCGTCCGTCATCACGCTCCAGTTCACGCTCCAGATGAGCCTGGACATCGCGGAGCAGCAGGTCCAGGCCGCCATCAACGCCGCGGCGAACCTGCTGCCCTCGGACCTGCCGAACCCGCCCATCTACAACAAGGTCAACCCGGCGGACACGCCGGTCATCACCCTGGCCCTCACCTCCGACACCGTGCCGCTGACGCGCGTGGAGGACCTGACCGACACGCGGCTGGCGCAGAAGCTGTCACAGCTCCCCGGCGTGGGGCTCGTGAGCATCAGCGGTGGCCAGCGCCCCGCCGTCCGCATCCAGGCGAACGGCCCCGCGCTCGCCGCGCACGGGCTGACGCTGGAGGACGTGCGCACCGCCGTCGCCGCCGCCAACGTCAACCTGCCCAAGGGCAGCTTCGACGGGCCCCGCCAGGCGTACACGCTCAACGCGAATGATCAGCGCCTGTCCAGCGGCGACTACGCCCCGCTCATCATCGCGTACCGAGACGGTGCACCCTTGCGCCTGTCCGACGTGGCCCACGTCTTCGACGGCGCGGAGAACGTCCGGCAGGCCGCGTGGGCCGGTACCACGCCCGCCGTCATCCTCAACGTGCAACGCCAGCCGGGCGCCAACGTCATCGCCGTCGTGGACAGCGTGCGCAAGCTGCTGCCCCAGCTCCAGGCCACCCTGCCCGCGCAGGTGAAGGTCACCGTCCTGAGCGACCGCACCACCACCATCCGCGCCTCCGTGAGCGACGTGCAGCGCGACCTGATGTTCTCCATCGCGCTGGTGGTGGGCGTCATCTTCGTGTTCCTGCGCAACGCCCCCGCCACCTTCATCCCCAGCGTCGCCGTGCCCCTGTCGCTCGTGGGCACCTTCGCGGCCATGTCGCTCCTGGGCTTCTCCCTCAACAACCTCACCCTGATGGCGCTCACCATCGCCACCGGCTTCGTCGTGGACGACGCCATCGTGATGATTGAGAACATCAGCCGCTACATCGAAGGCGGCACGCGCCCCCTGGACGCGGCGCTGAAGGGCTCCAAGCAGATTGGCTTCACCATCCTGTCGCTGACGGTGTCGCTCATCGCCGTGCTCATCCCCCTGCTCTTCATGGGGGACGTGGTGGGACGGCTGTTCCGCGAGTTCGCCATCACGCTCGCGGTGACCATCCTCCTGTCCGCCGTCGTGTCGCTGACGCTCACCCCCATGCTGTGCTCGCGGCTGCTGCGCCGCCACCCGACGGAGGAGGACAGCCGCTTCGAGCGCGTCGTGGGCGGCGCCTTCCGCGGGCTGGTCCAGCGCTACGACACCGCGCTCACCTGGGTGCTCCGCCACCGCGCGCTCACGCTCCTGATGGCGGCGGCCACGCTGGCGCTCACCGCGCTGTTGCTCGTCACCATCCCCAAGGGCTTCTTCCCCGTGCAGGACACCGGCGTCCTCCAGGGCATCTCCCAGGCGCCGCCATCCATCTCCTTCCCCGCCATGGCCGAGCGCCAGCAGGCCCTGGCCCGCGCCGTGCTGGAGGACCCCGCCGTGGAAGGTCTGTCGTCCTTCATCGGCGTGGACGGCACCAACCTCACGCAGAACAGCGGCCGGATGCTCATCACCCTCAAGCCGCTCTCGCGGAGGGACGCCTCCGCCACGGAGGTCATCCGCCGGCTCCAGGCGTCGCTGGTAGGCGTGCCGGGCATCTCCCTGTCGCTGTCGCCCGTGCAGGACCTGACGCTGGACAGCCGCGTGAGCCGCACGCAGTACCAGTACAGCCTGAGTTCTCCCGACGCCGCGGAGCTGGACACCTGGACGGGGCGGCTGGTGGAACACCTGCGCACGCGTCCGGAGCTGACGGACGTCGCCAGCGACCTCCAGAACGGCGGCCTGCGGCTGGACGTCACCCTGGACCGGGACACCGCCTCGCGGCTGGGCATCACGCCCCAGGATATCGACGACGCGCTCTATGACGCCTTCGGCCAGCGCCAGGTGTCCACCATCTTCACCCAGCTCAACCAGTACCGCGTGGTGCTGGAGGTGCTCCCGGCGCTCCAGCGCGTGGACACCGCCCTGGACAACCTCTACCTGCGCTCCTCGGCGGGAGGCCCGGTGCCGCTGGGCACGCTCGCCACCGTGAGCCGGAGCCAGGGCCCGCTCACCATCAACCGGCAGGGACAGTTCCCCGTCGCCATCGTCTCCTTCAACCCCGGCCCGGACATGTCGCTGTCCCAGGCGGTGGCCGCCTTCGACGGCGTGCGAGACCGGCTCCGGATTCCGGCCTCCGTCCAGACGGCCTTCGAAGGCACCGCGCGCACGTTCCAGGACTCGCTCGCCCACGAGGGCTTCCTGGTGCTCGCGGCGGTGGTGGTCGTCTACATCGTGCTGGGCGTCCTGTACGAATCGTACATCCACCCGCTCACCATCCTGTCCACGCTGCCGTCCGCGTGCCTGGGCGCGCTGCTCGCGCTGCGGCTGTGCGGGATGGAGCTGGGGATGATCGCCCTCATCGGCATCATCCTGCTCATCGGCATCGTGATGAAGAACGCCATCATGATGATCGACTTCGCGCTGGAGGCCGAGCGCGTGGAGAAGAAGCCCGCGCTCGACGCCATCCACGAGGCGTGCCTGCTGCGCTTCCGGCCCATCCTGATGACGACCATGGCGTCCATGCTGGGCGCCGTGCCGCTGGCGCTGGGCGGCGGCATCGGCTCGGAGCTGCGCCAGCCGCTGGGCATCGCCATCATCGGCGGGCTCATGGTCAGCCAGCTGCTGACCCTGTTCACCACGCCTGTCATCTACCTGGGCTTCGACGCCCTGGCGCACCGGCGGCGGCGGCCATGA
- a CDS encoding multidrug efflux RND transporter permease subunit, with product MNPSALFIRRPVATSLLAVGLALLGALAFKLLPVAPLPQVEFPTISVQAQLPGASPQTMAASVATPLERQLGRIAGITQMTSSSNLGSTSIVVQFDLSRNIDGAARDVQAAINAARSNLPANLPNNPTYRKVNPADAPIMLLALTSEHKGRGQLYDVASTVLQQKVSQVKGVGQVFVGGGALPAVRAEVNPTALNKYGLGLEAVRTALGAQNANRPKGQLEDGPLAYTLTATDQLLRAEQYRPLILSYSNGAPVRLQDVARVTDDDVEDVHSLGLANGKQAVILVIFKQPGANVIDTVDALRERLPSFQATLPADVDLTVMMDRTTTIRASLRDVEVTLLTSIGLVILVVFAFLGNARATLIPSVAVPLSLLGTFAVMVLLGFSLDNLSMMALTISTGFVVDDAIVVLEDIERHIEDGLSPLEAALRGAREVGFTVLSMSLSLIAVFIPLLLMQGIVGRLFREFAITLSVAILMSLVVSLTVTPVMCSRLLRARKPGRARASFQPFERLRRGYARSLAWSLEHPGLLLLLTFAAVALSAYLFVVVPKGFFPQQDTGRLSASIQAEQDISFAAMREKFTAYVKLIGQDPAVQAVAGSVGGGGPGGGSSNAGTLYITLKPLEERKLSADAVIGRLRGKLQAVPGATVYLQSAQDLVIGGRQGNAQYQYTLSADSLTELDQWAPRVLERLKQVPGLLDVNSDQRSHGLETNVVVDHDTAARFGLTAAQIDDVLYDAFGQRQVSTMYTGRNQYHVVMVVQTPFWQRPESLNDIYVTGASGAQVPLAAFASFEPASTLLSVNHQGQFPSATMSFNLKPGTSLGTVVTEIEAAVRGLGLPADMRGDFSGAAQAFQASLATEPMLIAAALFAVYIVLGILYESLIHPLTILSTLPSAGVGALLALLLFRLDLSIIALIGIILLIGIVKKNAIMMIDFALVTEREEQLGSKEAIFRAAQLRLRPILMTTMAALLGALPLALGTGVGSELRKPLGIAIAGGLCVSQLLTLYTTPVIYMTLDRLGRRVRQWRERRFAHRRHEGA from the coding sequence ATGAACCCGTCCGCGCTCTTCATCCGACGCCCCGTCGCCACGTCCCTGCTGGCGGTGGGGCTGGCGCTGCTGGGAGCACTCGCGTTCAAGCTGCTGCCCGTGGCGCCGCTGCCGCAGGTGGAGTTCCCCACCATCAGCGTGCAGGCGCAGCTTCCGGGCGCCAGCCCCCAGACGATGGCCGCCTCCGTCGCGACGCCGCTGGAGCGACAGCTGGGCCGCATCGCGGGCATCACGCAGATGACGTCGTCCAGCAACCTGGGCTCCACCAGCATCGTCGTGCAGTTCGACCTGTCGAGGAACATCGACGGGGCCGCGCGCGACGTCCAGGCCGCCATCAACGCCGCCCGGAGCAACCTGCCCGCCAACCTGCCCAACAACCCCACCTACCGGAAGGTGAACCCCGCGGACGCGCCCATCATGCTCCTGGCGCTGACGTCCGAGCACAAGGGGCGCGGGCAGCTCTACGACGTCGCGTCCACCGTCCTCCAGCAGAAGGTCTCCCAGGTGAAGGGCGTGGGTCAGGTCTTCGTCGGCGGCGGCGCGCTGCCCGCCGTGCGCGCGGAGGTGAACCCCACCGCGCTGAACAAGTACGGCCTGGGGTTGGAGGCCGTCCGCACCGCGCTGGGCGCGCAGAACGCCAACCGCCCCAAGGGCCAGCTGGAGGACGGCCCCCTCGCGTACACCCTCACCGCCACGGACCAACTGCTGCGCGCGGAGCAGTACCGCCCGCTCATCCTCTCCTATTCGAACGGCGCGCCCGTGCGGCTCCAGGACGTGGCCCGGGTGACGGACGACGACGTGGAGGACGTGCACAGCCTGGGGCTCGCCAATGGCAAGCAAGCCGTCATCCTGGTCATCTTCAAGCAGCCGGGCGCGAACGTCATCGACACCGTGGACGCGCTCCGGGAGCGGCTGCCGTCGTTCCAGGCCACGCTCCCGGCGGACGTGGACCTCACGGTGATGATGGACCGCACCACCACCATCCGCGCCTCGCTGCGGGACGTGGAGGTGACGCTGCTCACGTCCATTGGCCTGGTCATCCTGGTGGTGTTCGCCTTCCTGGGCAACGCGCGCGCCACGCTCATCCCCAGCGTCGCCGTGCCGCTGTCGCTGCTGGGCACCTTCGCGGTGATGGTGCTGCTGGGCTTCAGCCTGGACAACCTGTCCATGATGGCGCTGACAATCTCCACCGGCTTCGTGGTGGATGACGCCATCGTCGTCCTGGAGGACATCGAGCGGCACATCGAGGACGGCCTCTCCCCGCTGGAGGCGGCGCTGCGCGGCGCGCGCGAGGTCGGCTTCACCGTGCTGTCGATGAGCCTCTCCCTCATCGCCGTGTTCATCCCGCTGCTGCTGATGCAGGGCATCGTGGGGCGGCTGTTCCGCGAGTTCGCCATCACGCTGTCGGTGGCCATCCTCATGTCGCTGGTCGTGTCGCTGACGGTGACGCCGGTCATGTGCTCGCGGCTGCTGCGCGCTCGGAAGCCGGGGCGGGCTCGCGCCTCGTTCCAGCCCTTCGAACGCTTACGCCGGGGCTACGCGCGCAGCCTGGCGTGGTCGCTGGAGCACCCGGGGCTCCTGCTCCTGCTCACCTTCGCGGCGGTCGCGCTCAGCGCGTACCTGTTCGTCGTGGTGCCCAAGGGCTTCTTCCCGCAGCAGGACACCGGCCGGCTCAGCGCCAGCATCCAGGCGGAGCAGGACATCTCGTTCGCAGCCATGCGCGAGAAGTTCACCGCCTACGTGAAGCTCATCGGGCAGGACCCGGCCGTGCAGGCGGTGGCGGGCTCCGTGGGCGGTGGCGGGCCGGGTGGTGGCTCCTCGAACGCGGGCACGCTCTACATCACGCTCAAGCCGCTGGAGGAGCGCAAGCTCAGCGCCGATGCCGTCATCGGGCGGCTGAGGGGGAAGCTCCAGGCCGTGCCCGGCGCGACCGTGTACCTCCAGTCCGCGCAGGACCTGGTCATTGGCGGGCGGCAGGGCAACGCGCAGTACCAGTACACCCTGTCCGCGGACTCACTGACCGAACTCGACCAGTGGGCGCCCCGCGTGCTGGAGCGCCTGAAGCAGGTGCCCGGCCTGCTGGACGTCAACAGCGACCAGCGCAGCCACGGCCTGGAGACGAACGTGGTGGTGGACCACGACACGGCGGCGCGCTTCGGGCTCACGGCGGCGCAAATCGACGACGTGCTCTACGACGCCTTCGGCCAGCGTCAGGTGTCCACGATGTACACCGGGCGCAACCAGTACCACGTGGTGATGGTGGTGCAGACGCCCTTCTGGCAGCGGCCGGAGAGCCTGAACGACATCTACGTGACGGGCGCCTCCGGGGCACAGGTGCCGCTGGCCGCGTTCGCGAGCTTCGAGCCCGCGAGCACGCTCCTGTCCGTCAACCACCAGGGCCAGTTCCCGTCCGCCACGATGTCCTTCAACCTGAAGCCGGGGACGTCCCTGGGCACCGTGGTGACGGAGATTGAAGCCGCCGTGCGCGGCCTGGGTCTGCCCGCGGACATGAGGGGCGACTTCAGCGGCGCGGCCCAGGCATTCCAGGCGTCGCTCGCGACGGAGCCGATGCTCATCGCCGCCGCGCTGTTCGCCGTCTACATCGTGCTGGGCATCCTCTACGAGAGCCTCATCCACCCGCTGACCATCCTGTCCACGCTTCCGTCGGCGGGGGTCGGCGCGCTGCTCGCGCTGCTGCTGTTCCGGCTGGACCTGTCCATCATCGCGCTCATCGGCATCATCCTGCTCATCGGCATCGTGAAGAAGAACGCCATCATGATGATCGACTTCGCGTTGGTGACGGAGCGCGAGGAGCAGCTCGGTTCGAAGGAGGCCATCTTCCGCGCCGCGCAGCTGCGCCTGCGCCCCATCCTGATGACGACGATGGCCGCGCTGCTGGGAGCGCTCCCCCTGGCGCTGGGCACGGGCGTGGGCTCCGAGCTGCGCAAGCCCCTGGGCATCGCCATCGCCGGAGGGCTGTGCGTGAGCCAGCTGCTCACGCTCTACACCACCCCGGTCATCTACATGACCCTGGACCGCCTGGGCCGGCGGGTGCGCCAGTGGCGGGAGCGCCGCTTCGCGCACCGCCGCCACGAAGGCGCCTGA
- a CDS encoding efflux transporter outer membrane subunit: protein MRLRLHATSWLACGLMTACAVGPDYHRPRVAVPQHFKEAADGWKPAEPNDRHDRGAWWKRFKDPELDALEERVARANQTVAGYEAAYRRARALVAEARASLFPTLGASGSLTRARGAGRSANTPTGTNAGVPTVGNVQDLSLDATWEPDLWGRVRRQVAGAKANAQAAGSDLDNAKLSAHAMLAQSYFQLRALDATQRLLDGAVVGYRKSLQLTQNRYVQGVAARPDVLQAQTQLALAQAAATENEIARATYEHAIAVLVGEPASSFALPRVPLAATPPPLPSELPSSLLERRPDIAAAERRAAAANEQIGVAISAWFPSLNLSASGGFTSATLAQWFTAPHLVWSLGPQLVATLFDGGLREAQTEEARAFYAQGVADYRQTVLAAFQDVEDQLVSLRVLEQEAGIQQEAVGYARQSLEVVMNQYKAGTVTYLEVVTAQATLYSAEQKLAGIAGQRMVSAVGLIKALGGGWDPPPPPADGTSR from the coding sequence ATGCGCCTTCGCCTCCACGCCACTTCATGGCTCGCCTGCGGACTGATGACCGCCTGCGCGGTGGGCCCGGACTACCACCGTCCCCGCGTCGCGGTGCCCCAGCACTTCAAGGAAGCCGCGGACGGCTGGAAGCCCGCCGAGCCCAATGACAGACACGACCGGGGCGCGTGGTGGAAGCGCTTCAAGGACCCGGAGCTGGACGCGCTGGAGGAACGCGTCGCCCGCGCAAACCAGACAGTGGCGGGCTATGAGGCCGCGTACCGCCGCGCCCGCGCGCTGGTGGCCGAGGCCCGCGCGTCGCTCTTCCCCACCTTGGGGGCGTCCGGGTCGCTGACGCGGGCGCGCGGCGCGGGGCGGAGCGCCAATACCCCTACCGGCACCAACGCCGGCGTGCCCACCGTGGGCAACGTCCAGGACCTGTCCCTGGACGCCACGTGGGAGCCGGACCTCTGGGGCCGCGTGCGCCGGCAGGTCGCGGGCGCGAAGGCCAACGCCCAGGCCGCCGGCTCCGACCTGGACAACGCGAAGCTGTCCGCCCACGCCATGCTCGCGCAGAGCTACTTCCAGCTCCGCGCGCTGGACGCCACGCAGCGTCTGCTGGACGGCGCCGTCGTGGGCTACCGCAAGTCCCTCCAGCTCACGCAGAACCGCTACGTGCAGGGCGTGGCGGCGCGGCCGGACGTGCTCCAGGCCCAGACGCAGCTGGCGCTGGCGCAGGCCGCCGCGACGGAGAACGAGATTGCCCGCGCGACCTACGAGCACGCCATCGCGGTCCTCGTGGGCGAGCCCGCGTCCAGCTTCGCCCTGCCCCGCGTGCCACTTGCCGCCACCCCGCCGCCCCTGCCATCGGAGCTCCCCTCCTCGCTCCTGGAGCGCCGGCCGGACATCGCCGCGGCCGAACGCCGGGCCGCCGCCGCCAACGAACAGATTGGCGTCGCCATCTCCGCGTGGTTCCCCTCCCTGAACCTGTCCGCGTCCGGCGGCTTCACCAGCGCAACCCTGGCCCAATGGTTCACGGCGCCCCACCTGGTGTGGTCCCTGGGGCCGCAGCTGGTGGCGACCCTCTTCGACGGCGGCCTCCGCGAGGCGCAGACGGAGGAGGCGCGCGCCTTCTACGCCCAGGGCGTCGCGGACTACCGGCAGACGGTGCTCGCCGCGTTCCAGGACGTGGAGGACCAGCTCGTGTCGCTGCGGGTGCTGGAGCAGGAGGCAGGGATTCAACAGGAGGCGGTCGGCTACGCGCGGCAGTCGCTGGAGGTGGTGATGAACCAGTACAAGGCCGGCACCGTGACGTACCTGGAGGTCGTCACCGCGCAGGCCACGCTCTACTCCGCCGAGCAGAAGCTGGCGGGCATCGCGGGACAGCGGATGGTGTCCGCGGTGGGGCTCATCAAGGCGCTGGGCGGCGGTTGGGACCCGCCCCCTCCTCCAGCCGACGGCACCTCCCGCTGA
- a CDS encoding methylmalonyl-CoA mutase family protein has protein sequence MADVPLTAADFPPPSVEEWRRLVDKDLKGKPFTVLQSPLEGGLSLQPLYTPQDAPAPSEPPGVAPYVRGTQPLGHTEGGWLLCQEYAGPDVAATADALRDDLERGTQGVWLLLDAPHGLDVKDEATLERLLAHVPLERTPVHLEPTADVLRPASLLLAVLAKKAGAAKQALRGSLGIDPIAALARHGAAKVDVARTLAEAAPLVTSLLKDAPGLRALLVSSRPWADAGATSVHELAWSIATGVEYLRELERAGVSPSEAARSMQFALSVGGQFFPEIAKLRAARLLWSKVVAASGGAPESQAMSLHARTASATKTRRDPWVNILRGTAESFAAVVAGADSVSTAPFDEPLGTPDEQGRRLARNTQLILRDESSLNRVADPAGGSYYLEQLTGELARAAWTELQRIEALGGISRAIAQGDVASVLTETRTARDKAVRTRKLPIVGVSEFPHLHEAPVQREARAAMPAQGEGIIAPPVPVRVSEAFESLRDASDRYHAAHGVRPRAFMANLGTVAEHTARSSWIANVLAVGGIEANEHHGFADANAAAELFAKAGTSLAVISGPDALYPEALPAYVAALKAKGARTVAVAGRPGDHEAAFRAAGVDLFLYAGADLFQLLKTLHTQLGVA, from the coding sequence ATGGCTGACGTGCCTCTTACCGCAGCGGACTTCCCGCCCCCTTCCGTCGAGGAGTGGCGCCGGCTGGTGGACAAGGACCTCAAGGGCAAGCCCTTCACGGTGCTCCAGTCGCCCCTGGAGGGTGGCCTGTCCCTCCAGCCCCTCTACACGCCCCAGGACGCCCCCGCGCCCTCGGAGCCACCCGGCGTCGCGCCCTACGTGCGCGGCACCCAACCCCTGGGCCACACCGAGGGTGGATGGCTCCTGTGCCAGGAGTACGCGGGCCCGGACGTGGCCGCGACCGCCGACGCGCTCCGCGACGACCTGGAGCGCGGCACGCAGGGTGTGTGGCTGCTGCTGGACGCGCCCCACGGCCTGGACGTGAAGGACGAGGCCACGCTGGAGCGGCTGCTCGCGCACGTGCCGCTGGAGCGCACGCCGGTGCACCTGGAGCCGACCGCGGACGTGCTGCGGCCCGCGTCCCTGCTCCTGGCGGTGCTGGCGAAGAAGGCCGGCGCCGCGAAGCAGGCCCTGCGCGGCAGCCTGGGCATCGACCCCATCGCGGCGCTCGCACGCCACGGCGCCGCGAAGGTGGACGTGGCCCGCACGCTGGCGGAGGCCGCGCCCCTCGTCACGTCGCTGCTCAAGGACGCGCCGGGCCTGCGTGCGCTGCTCGTGTCATCGCGCCCCTGGGCGGACGCGGGCGCCACGTCCGTGCATGAACTCGCGTGGAGCATCGCCACCGGCGTGGAGTACCTGCGCGAATTGGAGCGCGCGGGCGTGTCCCCGAGCGAGGCCGCGCGGTCCATGCAGTTCGCCCTGTCCGTGGGCGGCCAGTTCTTCCCCGAAATCGCCAAGCTGCGCGCGGCGCGGCTGCTCTGGTCCAAGGTCGTCGCCGCTTCGGGCGGCGCCCCGGAGTCGCAGGCCATGTCGCTGCACGCGCGCACGGCCAGCGCCACCAAGACGCGGCGCGACCCGTGGGTGAACATCCTGCGCGGCACCGCGGAGTCCTTCGCCGCCGTCGTCGCGGGCGCGGACAGCGTGAGCACCGCTCCCTTCGACGAGCCGCTGGGCACGCCCGACGAACAGGGCCGGCGCCTCGCGCGCAACACGCAGCTCATCCTGCGCGACGAGTCCAGCCTCAACCGCGTCGCGGACCCCGCGGGCGGCAGCTACTACCTGGAGCAGCTCACCGGGGAGCTGGCCCGCGCGGCCTGGACGGAGCTGCAACGCATTGAAGCGCTGGGCGGCATCTCCCGCGCCATCGCGCAGGGCGACGTGGCCAGCGTCCTCACGGAGACGCGCACCGCGCGCGACAAGGCCGTGCGCACGCGCAAGCTCCCCATCGTGGGCGTCAGCGAGTTCCCCCACCTCCACGAAGCCCCCGTGCAGCGCGAGGCCCGCGCCGCCATGCCCGCGCAGGGTGAAGGCATCATCGCGCCGCCTGTCCCGGTGCGCGTGTCCGAGGCCTTCGAGTCCCTGCGCGACGCGAGCGACCGCTACCACGCGGCGCACGGCGTCCGTCCTCGCGCCTTCATGGCGAACCTGGGCACCGTGGCGGAGCACACCGCGCGCTCCTCGTGGATCGCCAACGTGCTCGCCGTGGGCGGCATCGAGGCCAACGAGCACCACGGCTTCGCGGACGCGAACGCCGCCGCGGAGCTGTTCGCCAAGGCGGGCACTTCCCTCGCCGTCATCTCCGGCCCGGATGCCCTCTACCCGGAAGCCCTGCCCGCCTACGTCGCGGCCCTCAAGGCGAAGGGCGCTCGCACGGTCGCCGTCGCGGGCCGTCCCGGTGACCACGAGGCCGCCTTCCGCGCGGCCGGCGTGGACCTCTTCCTCTACGCGGGAGCGGACCTGTTCCAGCTCCTGAAGACGCTGCACACGCAACTGGGAGTGGCCTGA